A single region of the Anas platyrhynchos isolate ZD024472 breed Pekin duck chromosome 6, IASCAAS_PekinDuck_T2T, whole genome shotgun sequence genome encodes:
- the MKI67 gene encoding proliferation marker protein Ki-67 isoform X1, giving the protein MPLFGKIIVIKRNGTDGIHFPLTASSCLFGRRTECDIRIQLPQVSKEHCKIEVNENEEAILTNLSTVNPTQLNGSCFQQPVPLKHGDVLTIIDRSFRFEYPLQSTPRKRRSRSPKDETRQVLHVQQVAEVELLHKQTSGSKRSSDHSECKEQNADENKQSTEENMSKALPVKLQTPKSSYKIKQSTRKQTEMSPFSKLYETLKHEIKVKKTLQGGNVPEKAGKEGGKGALQEPSAQIASSCDHVSPTEEKEIGISENNEEYKMKQEVISSELNQISMVGSATKKCFTRSPRTSVSKEMTKSIRRRSNLQDHKEESTPGKSKGTEVPAKTPKPSKENDRNAVCLLQPCSIERLGYADEVKIYNSAITAEKIAQTTNMTNVSEVDKHVMSTPTPRRKSPRSCFMSPTNEATGVDSVNIGTPTARGDVLLEHKSFSEISAEIQREDSVCRNDSLQQQPLAENKCINQRRNSKQHTPRKSGKVEVLKEICDQTNVDSKKRDSESPASNSKSPRRNVRQSKEFVNKSIHSETPTSGEITSELASPASQKSGSGRKRGRPRTSELRTEKALETNAVEEHDNKTVDRQDSGTQQDLATNGCNQKSDLEDTSVLRPRRSSSKRSLGSASVLEGNEAVAEMNVSDLLAEEESGNTKTVSQKRKSGDLLPQPLGKRKRVSFGGHLSPELFDKSLPPNSPLKRGAIPARLSLPFGGSPRAVLKKAQGLKHFAVQELSVCLQKEKMSPEKLPAQTPPAASSPDSGKATPQLPTGSPAPYTKGRFSVSHITTPSPIAEEQNGVAKDMNTGEKNGALEKTPKSNGVSQDDKTSMATPNNLTRSSRRSMKKTPMKRRSGAVAVISSKRRSGASTANLLVAKSWAEVVKLGVARPQVKAVKKRAPKRRPMKKTTQSPKTPERKIKGHFSTGHAESPATIVVGRAHSTTGRIAGQVPKVVKNPISKQNLNMDESFTGLAEMFKTPENTSGKTSPSSTVRDSDLTPLCTTMDISELRTPEESGEMMVSPLNTPDSSGEILDCHDISDLMREKESPKSIFEIMSSRIPERRIAMLEEDLDVDSVSVSAEKQASRVKLASKRKTPDQKLESVKVVSGIKQLLETPKKKPEPVEVLSGIKQLMKTPQQKPEPAEVLSGIKQLMETPKQKPEPAEVHSGIKQLRKTPKQKPEPAEVPSGIKQLRKTPKQKPEPAEVLSGIKQLMKTPKEKPEPAEVLSGIKQLMETPKQKPEPAEVLSGIKQLRKTPKQKPEPAEVLSGIKQLMKTPKQKPEPVEALSGIKQLMKTPKQKPEPAEVLTGIKQLMKTPKQKPETVEALSGIKQLMKTPKQKPEPAEVLSGIKQLMKTPKQKPETVEALSGIKQLMKTPKQKPEPAEVLSGIKQLMKTPKQKPEPVEVLSGIKQLMKTPKQKPEPAEVLSGIKQLMKTPKQKPEPVEVLSGIKQLMKTPKQKPEPVEVLSGIRQLMKTPKQKPEPVEPTDFLSGIKQLTRTPQQKLEPTTDENALQKLPETPVQNKEVVKDVTGVNLIQKNPKLKHQPVEDMVGVSRIFRTPKEKVEPIENMFGISRLVQTPREKYHPVDDFVGLERLMAEPRQKNPDSEVDYVGVKEMFDASEETKVRSENVMDPKQEDAVTACTNGSREYGGNKTVLEDKGNTSQDKDSQQKLSTSEDHSTQRLTRGRPRKTVHPPSTKQCEKDLNSKELQGLEKKSIQEEMGEISTSTSVAKNTGRGRRTNLCMEKEIVSKHPVEKTVETVSLVETQVDTRRPRRGKTKEPKELKHPSEDLESSEKDSSVLQKDPANRKQALQEYDISSTSVTEDDQSRKTEGVSSSTQDENHQLQTDLKKSENASDKGSVEDREEILLLHQKRSRGMKKIENTEALLPPKRQRRARNEQVEQAPSEELDGTTRKLRKHQSAKLLQGDEQTSETAPTEASGNRTELEVKVTEKRGKSSRNARKQPTEVKPDMCGMALENTQNVQKAKETSNETITETKSPTKNERKVSLGDEAENAQENPTKASQRLKSESPSGETDKMPVTVLNLEFKQEANRTRSRRGKKDSSEKKADEFAQDVNSLDLMLKCKSETEESSPKESSASSCVKQAHQVMKDQNNTADTLVTALNSDGIAHRHQKQTRNEQEANEPKQTEILQENGTPNNRITRRRLRGRRVNFKLEEASSEALGEERNLPGNEEGMACKHDQREASENPLEVRRSRRRQADSIPQAACSTFTKKETLIKDHSKDETSTKDQDPALEAIPSSTEEVPLRGRRRREVAVASQTVSSLSIREKRGLLEGDDKKMTVKEDQNPALGDSTLQAKANASARDKRKEIDLAAEAKSSASLRRKRGLSETDDKEESTNEEEKVLLESVSCAKAKPLGRGRRKETPPVSHTTNSISLRRKRGLPADNGKEEALKDQNVPLGAVVSSLKDQPKRGRRNEAAILLEATSSTPARGKRNLSKESSRNNNHRKAKQMISEKPSSEEKIDLSKGYSGKKCSITSLAVSSSSLQGLPEDGKNETPKEQQGILLEVTQSGKENPSKAGRRKIVPSKSEETSSTFLREKLVLPEDRGQNGILKEGEGTALENNSSQEKQRQLRNKRKNVQFKPEAATSLRDNGNLPENGNISEMQCLIPTGSEESNQSGKGKEVNPTQQTTSTSRRRKCLLPADDVPPKKSKSENDENGSPKKGKRNKTEEKLEGNVKTTQTAGGTNRTTRSSTRASARTRK; this is encoded by the exons ATGCCGCTCTTCgggaaaataattgtaattaaaCGCAATGGGACCGATGGAATTCACTTCCCACTCACTGCAAGTTCTTGTTTATTTGGAAG GAGAACAGAATGTGACATCCGCATCCAGTTGCCTCAGGTCTCAAAAGAACATTGTAAAattgaagtaaatgaaaacGAGGAG gcaATCTTGACAAATTTAAGTACAGTAAATCCTACGCAGCTGAACGGTAGCTGTTTTCAGCAACCTGTACCTCTGAAGCACGGAGATGTGTTAACTATTATTGATCGTTCTTTCAG GTTTGAATATCCTCTCCAATCAACTCCAAGAAAAAGGCGTTCCAGATCTCCAAAAGATGAAACGCGGCAG GTTCTTCATGTTCAGCAGGTGGCAGAAGTGGAGTTATTACATAAGCAAACGTCAGGATCTAAAAGATCTTCAG ATCATTCTGAGtgcaaagaacaaaatgctgatgaaaataaacaaagtacAGAGGAAAATATGTCCAAAGCCTTACCAGTTAAGCTACAAACACCTAAATCTTCATATAAGATAAAACAATCTACtagaaagcaaactgaaatgtcTCCCTTTAGTAAACTCTATGAAACGCTGAAACATGagattaaagtgaaaaaaactcTGCAAGGAGGAAATGTACctgaaaaagctggaaaagaagGTGGTAAGGGTGCCCTGCAGGAACCAAGTGCTCAAATCGCATCAAGTTGTGATCATGTAAGCcctactgaagaaaaagaaattggcataagtgaaaataatgaagaatataaaatgaaacaagaagtaATTAGTTCAGAACTTAATCAAATCTCAATGGTAGGAAGTGCTACCAAGAAATGTTTTACCAGAAGTCCGCGAACTTCTGTTTCAAAGGAGATGACAAAAAGTATTCGCAGGAGAAGTAACTTGCAAGATCATAAGGAAGAAAGTACACCAGGTAAATCTAAAGGCACTGAAGTTCCAGCCAAAACACCCAAACCCAGTAAGGAGAATGACAGAAATGCAGTATGTctgctgcagccatgctccATAGAACGCTTGGGTTATGCAGATGAGGTGAAAATCTACAACTCTGCaataacagcagagaaaatagcACAGACAACAAACATGACAAACGTTTCTGAAGTAGACAAACATGTTATGTCTACACCAACCCCCAGAAGGAAGAGTCCTCGATCTTGTTTCATGTCACCTACCAACGAAGCTACTGGGGTGGATTCTGTAAATATTGGTACTCCGACAGCTCGAGGAGATGTGTTGTTGGAACACAAgtctttttcagaaatttcagctgaaattcaaAGGGAAGATTCAGTGTGCAGAAATGATAGCCTCCAACAACagcctttggcagaaaataaatgcataaaccaGAGACGAAATAGTAAACAACATACACCAAGAAAATCGGGGAAAGTAGAAGTGCTGAAAGAAATCTGTGATCAGACAAATGTAGATTCAAAAAAGAGAGATTCTGAGTCTCCTGCTTCTAATTCCAAGAGTCCCAGAAGAAATGTCAGACAAAGTAAAGaatttgtaaacaaaagcaTCCATTCAGAGACACCAACTTCAGGAGAGATAACATCAGAACTGGCATCTCCTGCTAGTCAGAAATCTGgctctggaagaaaaaggggTAGGCCGAGGACCTCTGAACTGCGAACTGAGAAAGCACTGGAGACAAATGCAGTTGAAGAACACGACAATAAGACTGTAGACAGACAGGACAGTGGAACTCAACAAGATCTGGCCACCAATGGGTGTAATCAGAAATCAGATTTGGAAGATACTAGTGTTCTAAGACCTCGGAGATCATCATCAAAAAGGTCTTTGGGAAGTGCTAGTGTACTGGAAGGCAATGAGGCTGTTGCAGAAATGAATGTTTCTGACCTGTTGGCTGAAGAAGAATCAG gtAACACAAAAACAGTATCTCAGAAGAGGAAGAGCGGTGATCTGTTACCTCAGCCTTTAGGCAAGAGAAAAAGAGTGTCTTTTGGTGGTCATCTAAGTCCGGAACTCTTTGACAAAAGTTTGCCTCCCAACTCACCCCTTAAACGAGGTGCGATTCCTGCAAGGCTGAGCTTACCGTTTGGAGGCTCCCCACGCGCAGTGCTGAAAAAGGCTCAGGGGCTGAAGCACTTTGCAGTCCAG gaactttctgtatgtttgcaaaaagaaaaaatgtcaccaGAAAAATTGCCAGCCCAGACGCCCCCAGCTGCCTCTTCCCCTGACTCTGGAAAAGCAACACCGCAGCTTCCTACAGGCTCTCCAGCACCTTACACAAAAGGGCGTTTCTCTGTTTCGCACATCACAACACCATCACCAATTGCAGAAGAGCAGAACGGTGTTGCAAAAGATATGAATACAGGGGAGAAAAATGGTGCCCTAGAGAAAACACCTAAATCTAATGGTGTTAGCCAAGATGATAAAACCTCAATGGCAACACCTAACAACTTAACAAGAAGTTCACGACGTAGTATGAAGAAGACTCCCATGAAGAGGAGGAGTGGTGCTGTAGCAGTTATCAGTTCAAAAAGAAGAAGCGGTGCCTCTACTGCCAACTTACTAG TTGCGAAATCTTGGGCAGAAGTGGTAAAATTGGGTGTTGCAAGACCACAGGTAAAGGCCGTTAAAAAACGTGCCCCAAAACGAAGACCAATGAAGAAGACAACACAGTCACCAaag actccagaaagaaaaataaaaggtcattttagCACAGGTCATGCAGAATCTCCTGCTACAATAGTTGTAGGCAGAGCGCACTCTACCACTGGTAGAATAGCTGGACAGGTCCCTAAAGTGGTGAAAAATCCAATCTCgaaacaaaacttgaatatggatgaaagcttcacag ggctggctgagatgtttaaaactccagaaaatacgAGTGGAAAAACATCACCTTCAAGCACTGTTCGTGACAGTGATCTTACACCACTGTGCACCACAATGGACATTTCTGAACTGCGtactcctgaagaatctg gagagatgatggtgtcaccattaaatactccagattcttcaggagagaTACTGGATTGTCATGACATCTCAGATTTGATGAGAGAGAAGGAATCTCCAAagtctatatttgaaataatgtccTCCAGAATTCCAGAAAGAAGAATAGCTATGCTGGAAGAAGATCTTGATGTGGATAGCGTGTCAGTAAGTGCAGAGAAACAAGCCTCTCGGGTGAAATTGGCAAGTAAAAGGAAAACTCCAGATCAGAAGTTGGAGTCAGTCAAGGTTGTATCAGGCATCAAGCAGCTTTTAGAAACCCCAAAGAAGAAGCCAGAACCTGTAGAGGTCCTGTCGGGCATCAAGCAGCTCATGAAGACCCCGCAGCAGAAACCAGAGCCAGCTGAGGTCTTGTCGGGAATCAAGCAGctcatggagaccccaaaacagaaGCCAGAGCCAGCTGAGGTCCACTCGGGCATCAAGCAGCTCAGGAAGACCCCGAAGCAGAAACCAGAGCCAGCTGAGGTCCCTTCTGGCATCAAGCAGCTCAGGAAGACCCCGAAGCAGAAGCCAGAGCCAGCTGAGGTCCTGTCAGGTATCAAACAGCTCATGAAGACCCCGAAGGAGAAACCAGAGCCAGCTGAGGTCCTGTCGGGCATCAAGCAGCTCATGGAGACCCCGAAGCAGAAACCAGAGCCAGCTGAGGTCCTTTCTGGCATCAAGCAGCTCAGGAAGACCCCGAAGCAGAAACCAGAGCCAGCTGAGGTACTGTCAGGTATCAAACAGCTCATGAAGACCCCGAAGCAGAAACCAGAACCTGTAGAGGCCTTGTCAGGCATCAAGCAGCTCATGAAGACCCCGAAGCAGAAACCAGAGCCAGCTGAGGTCCTGACAGGTATCAAACAGCTCATGAAGACCCCAAAGCAGAAACCAGAGACTGTAGAGGCCTTGTCAGGCATCAAGCAGCTCATGAAGACCCCAAAGCAGAAACCAGAGCCAGCTGAGGTCCTGTCAGGTATCAAACAGCTCATGAAGACCCCGAAGCAGAAACCAGAGACTGTAGAGGCCTTGTCAGGCATCAAGCAGCTcatgaagaccccaaaacaGAAACCAGAGCCAGCTGAGGTCCTTTCTGGCATCAAGCAGCTCATGAAGACACCCAAGCAGAAACCAGAGCCAGTTGAGGTCCTGTCGGGCATCAAGCAGCTCATGAAGACCCCGAAGCAGAAACCAGAGCCAGCTGAGGTCCTTTCTGGCATCAAGCAGCTCATGAAGACACCCAAGCAGAAACCAGAGCCAGTTGAGGTCCTGTCGGGCATCAAGCAGCTCATGAAGACCCCGAAGCAGAAACCAGAGCCAGTTGAGGTCCTTTCTGGCATCAGGCAGCTCATGAAGACCCCCAAGCAGAAACCAGAGCCTGTAGAGCCTACTGATTTCCTGTCAGGCATCAAGCAGCTCACAAGGACCCCACAGCAAAAATTGGAACCTACTACAGATGAAAATGCCTTGCAGAAATTGCCAGAGACTCCAGTACAAAACAAGGAGGTAGTAAAAGATGTGACAGGAGTTAATTTAATCCAGAAAAATCCGAAATTGAAACATCAGCCGGTAGAAGACATGGTTGGAGTCAGCCGTATTTTCAGAACTCCAAAGGAAAAAGTGGAACCCATAGAAAATATGTTTGGGATTAGTAGATTAGTGCAAACTCCAAGAGAGAAATATCATCCAGTTGATGACTTTGTGGGTCTGGAGAGGCTTATGGCAGAACCCAGACAGAAAAATCCTGATTCTGAAGTGGACTATGTTGGAGTTAAGGAAATGTTTGATGCAtcagaggaaacaaag gtcaggtcagaaaatgttatggatcctaagcaggaagatgctgtaaCTGCTTGTACTAATGGCAGTCGTGAGTATG GggggaataaaactgttttagaagacaaaggaaatacttCACAAGATAAAGATTCTCAACAAAAGTTGTCAACTAGTGAAGACCACTCTACCCAGAGACTAACAAGGGGCAGACCAAGGAAGACTGTACATCCACCTTCAACAAAGCAGTgtgaaaaggatttaaattcaaaagaattgcaaggtctggagaaaaagagcatcCAAGAAGAGATGGGAGAGATCAGTACTTCAACTTCAGTAGCTAAGAATACAGGACgaggaaggagaacaaatctttgcatggaaaaagaaattgtttcaaagcaTCCTGTTGAGAAAACAGTTGAAACTGTTTCACTTGTGGAAACGCAGGTTGATACTCGAAGACCAAGAAGAGGTAAAACTAAGGAACCTAAGGAGTTAAAACATCCTAGTGAGGATCTTGagtcttctgaaaaagattCTTCAGTGCTACAAAAAGATCCTGCAAATAGGAAACAGGCTTTGCAGGAGTATGATATCAGTAGCACATCTGTAACTGAAGATGatcaaagcagaaagacagaaggcgTATCTAGTAGCACTCAGGATGAAAATCACCAActgcaaacagatttaaaaaaatctgaaaacgcATCTGACAAAGGTAGTgtagaagacagagaagaaattcttctattGCATCAGAAGAGGTctagaggaatgaaaaaaatagaaaacacagaagcactgcttccacccaaaagacaaagaagagctaGGAATGAACAGGTTGAACAAGCTCCTTCAGAGGAACTTGATGGGACGACAAGGAAACTTCGTAAACACCAATCAGCAAAATTACTACAAGGTGATGAGCAGACTTCTGAGACTGCCCCCACAGAAGCAtctggaaacagaactgaacttgaagtaaaggtaacagaaaaaagaggtaagtcttcaagaaatgctagaaaacaaccaacagaagtaaaaccagaCATGTGCGGGATGGCacttgaaaatacacagaatgttCAGAAAGCCAAGGAGACTTCAAATGAAACCATTACCGAAACAAAATCACCCaccaaaaatgagaggaaagtaTCTCTGGGAGATGAAGCGGAAAATGCTCAGGAAAATCCTACAAAGGCATCTCAAAGATTAAAGTCAGAATCACCTTCTGGAGAGACAGATAAAATGCCAGTAACTGTTCTCAACTTGGAATtcaaacaagaagcaaacagaactagaagcaggagagggaaaaaagactcTTCAGAGAAGAAGGCTGATGAATTTGCCCAGGATGTAAACAGCCTAGATCTTATGCTTAAATGTAAGTCAGAAACAGAGGAATCTTCTCCCAAAGAGTCTTCAGCCTCTAGTTGTGTCAAGCAGGCACACCAAGTAATGAAAGACCAGAACAACACAGCTGACACATTGGTAACTGCTCTAAACAGTGATGGCATTGCTCATAGACAtcaaaagcagacaagaaatgagcaggaagcaaatgaaccaaagcaaactgaaatcctGCAAGAGAATGGAACACCAAATAATAGAATTACACGTAGAAGACTTAGAGGAAGAAGAGTTAATTTTAAACTTGAAGAAGCCAGTTCCGAAGCtctaggagaagaaaggaatttACCTGGGAATGAGGAAGGAATGGCTTGCAAACATGATCAACGTGAGGCTTCAGAAAATCCTTTAGAAGtaaggaggagcagaagaaggCAAGCTGATTCCATTCCACAAGCAGCTTGTTCTACCTTTACGAAAAAAGAAACCTTAATTAAAGATCATAGTAAAGATGAGACTTCTACAAAAGATCAAGATCCAGCTTTGGAAGCTATTCCCTCTTCAACAGAAGAAGTTCCGCTGAGAGGACGAAGGCGGCGAGAGGTTGCTGTAGCATCACAAACGGTGAGTTCTCTTTCTATCAGAGAAAAACGTGGCTTGCTAGAAGGTGATGATAAAAAGATGACTGTGAAAGAAGATCAAAATCCAGCATTGGGAGATAGCACTTTgcaggcaaaagcaaatgcatcagcaagggacaaaagaaaagagattgatctagcagcagaggcaaaaagTTCAGCTTCTCTCCGGAGAAAACGTGGCTTGTCAGAAACTGATGACAAAGAGGAGAGTactaatgaagaagaaaaggtgcTTTTGGAATCGGTGTcctgtgcaaaagcaaagccattaggaaggggcagaaggaaagaaactcctcCAGTGTCACACACAACTAATTCCATTTCTCTTAGAAGAAAACGTGGTTTGCCAGCAGATAATGGTAAAGAAGAGGCTCTTAAAGATCAAAATGTTCCGTTAGGAGCAGTTGTTTCAAGTCTAAAAGATCAaccaaaaagaggcagaaggaatgAAGCTGCCATCTTGTTAGAAGCCACAAGTTCTACTCCTGCTCGGGGAAAACGTAACTtatcaaaagaaagtagcagaaataataatcataggaaagctaaacaaatgatttctgaaaaaccCTCTTCCGAAGAAAAAATTGACCTTTCAAAAGGGTACTCAGGGAAAAAGTGTAGTATCACTTCACTGGCTGTTAGTTCTAGTTCACTTCAAGGTTTGCCAGAAGATGGTAAGAATGAAACTCCCAAAGAGCAACAGGGTATACTTTTGGAAGTAACccaatcaggaaaagaaaatccatcgaaggcaggcagaaggaaaatagttcCTTCCAAATCTGAAGAAACTAGTTCAACCTTTCTCAGGGAAAAGCTTGTCTTGCCTGAAGACAGAGGTCAAAACGGAATCCTTAAGGAAGGTGAAggtacagctctggaaaataactcatcccaggaaaaacaaaggcaactgagaaataagaggaaaaatgtacaaTTCAAACCAGAGGCAGCTACTTCTCTTCGTGATAATGGCAACTTGCCTGAAAACGGCAACATTTcggaaatgcagtgtttgataCCCACTGGTTCTGAAGAAAGTAAtcagtctggaaaaggaaaagaggttaaCCCTACCCAACAGACAACTTCCACTTCtcgcagaagaaaatgtctgttgcCAGCAGATGATGTACCacctaaaaaatcaaaatcag AGAATGATGAAAACGGATCacccaaaaaagggaaaagaaacaaaactgaagaaaaacttgaaggCAATGTGAAGACAACTCAGACTGCTGGAGGGACGAACAGGACAACAAGATCaagcacaagagcaagtgcaagaacaagaaaatag